The Carassius gibelio isolate Cgi1373 ecotype wild population from Czech Republic chromosome A8, carGib1.2-hapl.c, whole genome shotgun sequence genome contains the following window.
TTCCATGACACGTAACTCATAAATCTGGAAGACAGAAATTTCTGGTTTAGTGCAGTAGGGTTTTTACCACATATATCATTACACTGAGTAACAGATATAATCACCTTTTCATTATAATTGATAGCGATCACGTCTCCTGTGGTCAAACAGGCGAAATTCCTCAAAGCGTTCTCtagtctgaaaaaaaagaaagaacatttttaataaaccaGAACATTCAGATTTAGATATTAGTTGTTAcaaagttaaatatataaatagttttgTGTAAAAAGTGCACGGTATGttaacatacacagctttaggaTTTGTGATATCCAGGAAATCTGGACTCTGCGGCTGGAATTTGGAGTATGTGGCCACCATGAGATTCACACTCTCCACCTGGACCAAACCACCCTCCTCCAACAACAAGTTCTGCATCATCTGAGGACAAAATCAAACCAGTAATGTGTCAAAAGCAAAGAGCCTGCGAGATCCAGTACGAGTCGATCGGCTGTATGTGTTCTACCCAGTGAGGAAGGTAACAGATGCCTTCATCTGCCACAAACTCCAGAACACCGCAGTGTGTCATTCTGTCTGAATTCTTGTTAGTGAGTTTGAACAGCATGGGGTATGTGATGTTAAGTCTGCCTGAAATGCAAACCACATAAGATAATCACCAGACatgataagaaataaaaaatttcatttttaattaaatgcatgtaACTTACTTAGCTGGTCCAAAGCAGACGGGGGCATAATTACTGAAAGTACAAAATGATATCGGCATTAGTTTGGTGAAATGCAACCCAGAATCgactaaataaattgtatttctaTTAGTTTTGCTTGCGGTGTTGaaacagctttacagtattataGACCGTGACATACTCTTTCCTCCTTTCTCCACATCTGAACGGTCATTGGGTCCCGCCAGCATGGATACAGAATAACACCGGTACTGAGTGGAGAAACGGTTCTGGAAAACCCGGCCCACATGGGGCTCAAACATGTTGAAGGAAAACTGATGGTAGAGGGAGAGAGGGTTAAAATAGACTAAACACAAActttgagtgtgtgtatatatacatatacatatatatatatatatacacacacacacacacacacttgtatatattatacatttataattagacCAAGAGTTTAAGATCAAATAATAACAAATGCAATAATGCTGCAACTTTTACTGCTAGACTTCTATGATATTCTCTCCTTATGCTAAAATGTTTATGTatcaaaaaaaaacttctgtttcatgaataaatgtaaatctaatttCAACAAATATCCAATCTCGTGATTTCTGCTACAGTGACAGTGCAGCTTTCTATTGCTTTTAGCTTAGCATTAGCTAGCGAATACTTATAGGCATCACGATAAAAGGCGTCAGGCTAAAAGGCAGATTTAAAGGTATCTTAAAATCGATTACACACCATTTTAGCGCTTGATCTGCCTGACAGCAGAATATCAGCAATGATGAGAGAATACTGAAGACAGCTCCACACAAACGCAGCAGCTCTGCTTTCAGTGCGAAGTGCGAGCAGTAGGACGTGACGCAACAAAACAACAACGCGTCAAACCAAACTGTAGCAAATCACATCTCTCTTTCAAGCGTCGGTGCACGCCCTATACATGAAAATGGTTAAAttaacatgtaataaaataattatgataacTTCTCAATACATTtgcaaaatgtttttcttttttaaagagattttagtttttttattaccttattttgtttatttgactaGTTCTGTGTATAGGTATCTGATTGGACAGAAGAGCCTCCTGCTCTCGCACGCCATTGGCTATTGTGTCCATCTGTCACTCTCAAGTCGTTATTCGATTGGTTATTTCTGCAAAGGCGGGACTAAATGTGCAAGAAGCAAATTTGGCGCCACAGACGAAACACGGAAACCCTGAGTGGAAAACAACAAGGAGTTTGTTACAAACCGCGAACAAACTCAGAAGTTATAgtcttgtttttatatttttacattttttaagcttAATTTGAAACATGTTTGTGACCGATATTCGAAAGGAATTTTATGATGTTGTCGTTAATCAGGTGCGTGCTTGTGTTCGTTCAAGTCACAAAAACCGTTACTGTTAATATTTACTAAATAGCTAACGTTACTCGTTTTTTTAAAGTACTATTGATACtccaattaaatattataaagtacGTATTAATTTGTAATATGTTAATACTGTATTTGATATGTTACTGCTTGTGTGTAACACGTGAAGTTCATAGTACGAACTCTTTACTTGCAGTTAAAATGCATAGGCCTATTCAGACACTATTTTGACTTTCTCATGGGTGTGTTTTTTCATCTTTCTTGTTTTTATATCATTAGAGAGTGGCCCTGTTCGTGTCTCCTGATATTGATGCTTTGTGTGCCTGTAAAGTTCTGCAGGTTAGTGATGCCATAAACTCGTGTGCTACAGTAACATTAAGAATGAATGTTATAATGTTACAACCTACACATGTACAAAGATATCCAAAAGGATCATTATGATGTAATGGTGCATAGAAGGAAGTATGATAAAGTGGTGTAGATATTCAGCTGGTTGTGAGAACATGTTAGAGATCACACATGGTTGGTTAGTCTGTTTAGAGCAGGGGTTTTCAATCTTTTAGATGTTTTGGATCGTCAATGTGTGGTAGACCCCATCTGAAAATTCGAAAGGattctatatatttaaatatataaagacctaaataatactgtgaaaattataaataatattctaaaatatttgtattatttttctacttgtttgatgtatttaaaaaaaatttaatacaattttaatcatttaaagctgttttttgtttatttggttattattttaagtcaaatgagtttattttaatcaaatctcATTAAGTGTGTtttaggtttaattttttttattttttattttttttctatggaccCCCATTACTTTTTGGAGGTTGAAAAACCCCTGCTGTTTTGAAATTAACTATTTCACACAATATTTACTCAAGTGTTCAGCATTTTTAGTCAAAGTATTTGTCTGTGTCTATTCCATCCAGTCTTTATTTCACTGTGATCAAGTCCAGTATACTCTGGTTCCTGTGGCAGGATGGCAGGATTTGGGGACTGCCTTTATGGAGCATAAAGAACAGGTACCACTCAATGCTCTGCCATAAATGCTGTccaattttctgtttttaaaacccAGACTGTTTTAGACTGTTACTTGGTTAGGAGTCCTCAGCTTTTGAGTCTAATCTAAAAGCAATTGTTGTTTGTATCCGTGTGTTTCTTCTTCAAGTACCAGTACTTTGTTTTGATAAACTGTGGAGCAAATGTGGACCTGCTGGAGACCCTTCAGCCTGAGGAAGACTCAGTTTTCTTCATCTGTGACACACACCGACCTGTTGATGTGGTTAATGTCTATAATGACACACAGGTACAACTGTTCAGCACCTGAGTTCTGATGTGTCTTGTTGCAAGTATGCTTGATTTCTTGACTTGATCTGCAATAGATTAAGCTCCTGATAAAGCAAGATGACGACCTTGGTGTACCGTCCTACGATGACATCTTCCGTGATGATGAGGAGGACGAAGAAGGAGATGGCAATGATTCTGGAAATGAAAGTGATGGAAGCGCAGAGCCTTCTGGGAAACGAAGGCGTTATGATGAGGCATGTTTGTACATTCATATTCAGCCACACATATGAGTATGtggattatttttatattcagatCTTCTGATGTATGTATTAATCACTTCAGGATGCATTGGAAAGGAGAATAGAACGTCAACGGGCCAGACGGGAATGGGAAGCTCGAAGGTCATTTATTATCACTCCAAATTACACTTGCCAGTCCTGAGACATTTGTGTGTTAACTGCATtctgaagtgtgtttgtgtttgcaggaGAGAGATTCTGTTTGATTACGAGCAGTATGAGTTTCATGGGACATCAGTGAGTAACTGTGATCATTtgactatataaaatataatttttgcacTTGTGTATTTTGCTTTGAAACATGGATAAATATAACAATACATAGTGATTAACAGTCTTATTCACATgcatatgtttttattaaaactttaatcaaataatgcTATTTAGgacttatgaataaaaaaaaaaaactgttcaatttttgaaaacttaaaacgtcttcattttaatcaaatttaaataaaatcttaattatcATTTTAAGAGGTCTTAAATGTGGGTATGGAAAAATTAAAATCGTGATATCTAACTTTAAAAGGgtatgatttaattaaatgtaagcaTTGTACAGGCTCTTGGTTTCTGAGAAGTTCGCGGTCAATGAATACCAAACATTTATGCCAAGCAGTTGCTTAtgattaggggtgctccgatcacgatcggccgatcgttaatgcgcatcttgtcagtaaagccggttctctaatcagcggttaattccatcagttgcgtgatttcacatagagcagctgttactatacagagccgttgttaactgagaagatgcgccaataaacgctgaaaatgaactggatttgcgcatcttctctattaacaatgactctgtgtagtaacagctcctctatgtgaaatcacgcacctgatggaattaaccgctgatttgagaaccggctttactgacgagatgcgcataacgatcggcagatcgtgatcggagcacccctacttatGATCAAATGTTAATGAGTTATAACAGTGTTTGCTTTTTATGTTTACACTATAATATGTTGTAATAGTGCATTGTTTATCTTTTTAAACGAGAATCTGGTAGTAAAAGCATGTCttgattagggctgtcacttttctttcaaaaatcgattgcacaatcgatcggaccaaccaaaaaaagtttcgaaaatgaaaatagggtatcgattttaaccaaatacgtacactattaattttaaacgaattaaacaattaaaaaatatagatgttacaaaactcacaaacaaacataaaaaagaaaataaagaattccgaaagtgcagtatgccttgcgaaagctagacagaaaataccagcaaattacacgcctataagacccagtgacgacGAAAGCTGCGTCTTGTGCTACGTTCACACCAAATGCAAATAGAGCATCTGGCgcaaattatttcaatgttaagtcaatgtaaagacgggTCTCTTGTTTTCCTgttcaataaatttgtaatggccctagcctttttgcgCATTTCATTATGCCTTCCTAGTTCCTagtgtttgttattctgcacgaaacttcatgccaataaataagaaatactgCTGGTTTGTGCGTTTCCAGTGCtatctttacgttcgtccgttatttgacgttgaaaaaggaaacatcttttttttttagacatggaaaatcgattttacaatcgattcaattaccacttatgtcttaaaaatcaaaAATGAGTTTATTGTATAATTTTGTATCGTCAAAAGAGTacttctaaatatttataaatttttttgttttacataaataGTCAATGTATCGGTGTTGAACGAACTAAATGTGAAAgcaatatttttctaaaatttattttattttcaggcaGCACTGGTGATGTTTGAGCTGGCCTGGGTCATGTCTAAAGACACCAAAGACATGCTGTGGTGAGCTTCTTACTTTTTATTACCTCTTAAGTCACAGTAGAAAAAAATGATACAATTTGATGTAGGattcacgtaaaaaaaaaaaaaaaaatcacatacaaATGACAGTTAAcgcaattaaatgcaaaatgcaattacctagaaatattaaaatagtatttccTTATAAAATGTGTTGCAATAATCTGTTTATAACTTTGAAACACTATTTCTACAGTGTTTATTTGTTCTCTGAACTGAAACTCACTCTTTGATTGGCAGGTGGAGTGTCATTGGAGTGACAGATCAGTGGGTTCATGATAAAATCCCACAGTAAGAATTTTGCTCTTATCTTGGTTCGCCAAGATTAACATCTTTGAAACATCTGACTTCTCAAGCAGATGTTTTAAGTAACCTATGCATCTTTCTTAAACAGCATGAAATATGTGACAGACATCGCCACCCTTCAGCGCCACGTGTCCCGACACAACCATAGAAACGAGGATGAGGAGAACTCACTGTCCATCGACTGCATGAGGATCACCTTTGAATATGAGTATCCTTCTCCACATGATGTTTGATTTGTCGATTGAGTGTTTGAACAGAATGGTAGTGTACTGCTTGAAAACAGCTTGCTATATTGTTTCATGCAATGCATGCTTAATTTCAGTGATTGTCTTGTACTTTTGCActtaattttgtgtaaaaatgcCTCCTCTTTTATATAATGACGTGGTCTGTGCTCTAACACACGAGGGTGTTCATGCATAGACCTAAGGTGAACAATATACATGCACATGCATGATGAAGAGCTCTGTGTAATGAGTGTGTTTGACCCTTGACCTCGTGTGTCAGTCTGAGGTTGGTGTTGTATCAGCACTGGTCTCTGTATGAGAGCATCTGTAACTCCTCCTACACATCCTGCAGCTTTAAACTCTGGTCCATCAACGGACAGAAAAAACTCCAAGAGTTCCTGGCAGACATGGGGTGAGTGGACTGATTTTATGACTTGATGCTCACAGAAATACTTGGGTTTAATGGTGTAAACCATTTCAGTGTTTCTGCTAAAGCAAAAATCCATGCATTACGGTAATTTTATCACATTTATGGTATATTGTTTCCTTGTTTATCATGATAAAATCTTGCATGGCCTCCAAAAACGTACTGTTTTTATGTAATAGCAGCATGAAATATGATTGAAATTTGATGTTTTTCAAAAGTTAATAAGTTTTGTAACTCAAGTTTTACTCACCCTAAGTTCGTCCatgatgtagatgaatt
Protein-coding sequences here:
- the ufd1l gene encoding ubiquitin recognition factor in ER-associated degradation protein 1, producing MFSFNMFEPHVGRVFQNRFSTQYRCYSVSMLAGPNDRSDVEKGGKIIMPPSALDQLSRLNITYPMLFKLTNKNSDRMTHCGVLEFVADEGICYLPHWMMQNLLLEEGGLVQVESVNLMVATYSKFQPQSPDFLDITNPKAVLENALRNFACLTTGDVIAINYNEKIYELRVMETKPDKAVSIIECDMNVDFDAPLGYKEPERYMQRPEEPTEEDTDPSNYEMDMGFRAFTGSGNRLDGKKKGIEPSPAPLDPSDIKRGIPNYDFKIGRITFIRNSRQQPRKTEPDDAASNFIAFSGEGQSLRKKDRKP
- the cdc45 gene encoding cell division control protein 45 homolog codes for the protein MFVTDIRKEFYDVVVNQRVALFVSPDIDALCACKVLQSLFHCDQVQYTLVPVAGWQDLGTAFMEHKEQYQYFVLINCGANVDLLETLQPEEDSVFFICDTHRPVDVVNVYNDTQIKLLIKQDDDLGVPSYDDIFRDDEEDEEGDGNDSGNESDGSAEPSGKRRRYDEDALERRIERQRARREWEARRREILFDYEQYEFHGTSAALVMFELAWVMSKDTKDMLWWSVIGVTDQWVHDKIPHMKYVTDIATLQRHVSRHNHRNEDEENSLSIDCMRITFEYDLRLVLYQHWSLYESICNSSYTSCSFKLWSINGQKKLQEFLADMGLPLKQVRQKFNCMDMTIKENLREVIEESANKFSMKDIRVQTFAVNFGFKNRFLASDVVHAAAALLENVEKDETSADNFIKALDCLSRSNLERLHLGIDLAKKKLKAIQQTVASCICTNLILSQGPFLYCHLLEGTPDVKLFSKPLALTLLCKYLLKAFVCSTRNKRCKILPLIMAAPLDVEKGTVIVLGIPPESETSDKKNFFGRAFEKAAESTSSRTLHDHFDTSVIELKMEDRGKFLDALITLLS